One window of Marinobacterium aestuarii genomic DNA carries:
- a CDS encoding gamma-glutamylcyclotransferase produces MSANTLEVNRTRFRFDDQDAVWLFGYGSLIFKADFPFLERRSASITGWSRRFWQGSHDHRGTLEAPGRVVTLIETPQARCQGVAYLVSPQVFEQLDFREKNGYLRFSTDMTFHDGNQTQGLVYIATPDNSAFLGPANEREIALQIATAAGPSGPNADYLLHLAESLRSLGDHDAHVFEIEIHLRQALK; encoded by the coding sequence ATGTCGGCCAATACCCTTGAAGTAAACCGCACCCGCTTTCGCTTTGACGACCAGGATGCCGTATGGCTGTTTGGTTACGGTTCGCTGATTTTCAAGGCGGACTTTCCCTTCCTTGAACGGCGCAGCGCCTCGATCACCGGCTGGTCTCGCCGTTTCTGGCAGGGATCCCACGATCATCGCGGCACCCTAGAGGCGCCCGGGCGTGTCGTGACTCTGATCGAAACCCCGCAAGCCCGCTGCCAAGGCGTGGCTTATCTGGTATCGCCCCAGGTGTTTGAGCAGCTGGATTTTCGTGAAAAAAATGGTTATCTGCGTTTTAGCACCGATATGACCTTCCACGACGGCAATCAGACGCAGGGCCTGGTATACATAGCCACACCGGACAACAGCGCCTTTCTTGGTCCGGCTAATGAACGCGAGATCGCCCTGCAGATTGCCACCGCCGCCGGCCCCAGTGGGCCCAATGCGGATTACCTGCTGCACTTGGCGGAATCGCTTCGCAGCCTGGGAGACCATGACGCTCACGTATTCGAAATTGAAATCCACTTGCGTCAGGCGCTGAAATAG
- a CDS encoding antitoxin Xre-like helix-turn-helix domain-containing protein, producing MKQIVELRQQDPKRVSQVSLKVFFNIASAWHLSREQEQVLLGEPARSTFYKWRKGEGPVLPRDTLERISYVMGIYKALRILFPTEDQANAWPGKANAYFGGDSALGVMLKGSLINLADVRRYLDHARG from the coding sequence ATGAAGCAGATCGTAGAACTGAGGCAGCAGGATCCCAAGCGGGTATCACAGGTATCCCTCAAGGTATTCTTCAATATCGCCTCGGCATGGCACCTCAGCCGCGAACAGGAGCAGGTTCTGCTAGGGGAGCCTGCGCGCTCTACGTTCTACAAATGGCGCAAAGGCGAGGGGCCCGTATTGCCGCGCGATACGCTGGAACGGATTTCCTATGTCATGGGGATCTACAAGGCGCTGCGCATCCTGTTTCCCACCGAAGATCAGGCCAACGCCTGGCCAGGCAAAGCTAACGCCTACTTTGGTGGCGACTCGGCGCTCGGGGTGATGCTCAAGGGCAGCCTGATCAATCTTGCTGATGTGCGCCGCTATCTGGATCACGCCCGGGGCTAA
- a CDS encoding RES family NAD+ phosphorylase, whose product MHTMPALIDLDWDKAHRLVPSHFPPISLFETVADPEDLEILYAVEALTNDRLRDEAGDLRLVATSDRISGPGSTPVMAAFTHIGVESRFTDGHYGVYYAARTLQTAIAETRYHREAFLRATQEPDTELTLREYVGKVVQPLHDIRGQGYWELHQPDDYRPSQRFAGQLREQESPGLYYSSVRDTGGECLAAFKPSALSIPVQGSHYRYVWSGHAQAITAVLKVEAVA is encoded by the coding sequence ATGCATACCATGCCGGCACTGATCGACCTTGACTGGGACAAGGCGCACCGTTTGGTGCCGAGCCATTTCCCGCCCATCAGTCTGTTTGAAACCGTGGCCGATCCCGAGGATCTTGAGATCCTCTATGCCGTGGAAGCCCTGACTAATGACCGTCTGCGCGATGAAGCCGGCGACCTGCGCCTGGTTGCAACATCAGACCGGATATCGGGCCCGGGCTCCACACCCGTTATGGCGGCCTTTACCCATATTGGCGTTGAGAGCCGATTCACGGACGGGCATTATGGCGTTTACTACGCAGCCAGAACCCTGCAAACCGCCATCGCTGAAACCCGCTATCATCGCGAAGCCTTTCTGCGGGCCACACAGGAGCCCGATACCGAGCTCACATTGCGGGAATATGTTGGCAAGGTGGTACAGCCGCTACACGACATACGTGGCCAGGGGTATTGGGAGCTGCACCAGCCGGACGATTACCGGCCTTCGCAGCGTTTTGCTGGCCAGCTGCGCGAGCAGGAAAGCCCCGGCCTGTATTATTCCAGCGTGCGGGACACTGGCGGAGAATGCCTTGCGGCCTTCAAGCCCAGCGCCCTGAGCATCCCTGTACAGGGCAGTCATTACCGCTACGTCTGGAGCGGTCATGCCCAGGCCATTACCGCCGTATTGAAGGTCGAAGCTGTGGCCTGA
- a CDS encoding helix-turn-helix domain-containing protein → MDIKPIRTDADYRAALKEIEMLMMAEPGTPEGEKLDVLVTLVEAYESKHYPLNLPDPVEAIKFEMEQKGLTAKDLEPMIGKRNRVYEVLNHKRSLTLKMIWKLHQELGIPAESLIKPPRQTHA, encoded by the coding sequence ATGGACATCAAACCGATCCGCACTGATGCCGACTACCGTGCGGCACTGAAAGAAATCGAAATGCTGATGATGGCGGAGCCAGGCACGCCTGAAGGCGAAAAGCTCGACGTCCTGGTCACGCTGGTCGAGGCTTACGAAAGCAAGCATTACCCCCTAAATCTTCCCGACCCTGTGGAAGCCATCAAGTTCGAGATGGAACAGAAAGGCCTCACAGCGAAAGATCTGGAACCGATGATCGGCAAGCGCAACCGTGTGTATGAGGTCCTCAATCACAAGCGTTCACTGACACTGAAAATGATCTGGAAACTCCATCAGGAGCTCGGCATTCCAGCCGAGTCATTGATCAAGCCGCCTCGCCAGACCCATGCATAA
- a CDS encoding DEAD/DEAH box helicase, which produces MPAFDSPTATQEELTAIDKRLAELEAEKQRLFPNRRVNTLILTHSRQLLDQWKERIQSFTTGVNVGIIGGGKKQPTQEIDIATYQSLIDRKDNTISEYVQRYGQVIIDECHHISAPRYEMLLNEVRAVHSRSHRDTGQAGWPSEDHVHGRRSHTPQSQSGAGVKIPANSVC; this is translated from the coding sequence ATGCCTGCATTCGATAGTCCTACGGCCACACAGGAAGAACTGACAGCCATAGACAAGCGGCTGGCCGAGCTCGAAGCCGAGAAGCAACGGCTATTTCCCAACCGTCGCGTAAACACCCTGATTCTGACCCATAGCCGTCAGCTACTGGACCAATGGAAAGAACGCATCCAGTCATTCACTACCGGTGTAAATGTTGGAATCATCGGTGGCGGTAAGAAGCAGCCGACCCAAGAAATCGACATTGCGACCTACCAGAGCCTGATCGACAGGAAGGACAACACCATCTCCGAATACGTTCAGCGGTATGGTCAGGTCATAATCGACGAGTGCCACCATATCTCCGCACCACGATATGAAATGCTGCTCAACGAAGTCCGGGCAGTACATAGCAGGTCTCACCGCGACACCGGACAGGCAGGATGGCCATCAGAAGATCATGTTCATGGTCGCCGGTCCCATACGCCACAAAGTCAAAGTGGAGCAGGGGTCAAAATTCCAGCAAACAGTGTTTGTTAA
- a CDS encoding helix-turn-helix transcriptional regulator encodes MRTLTPHLQRAFMINVQLLEAQLTSKVALDSLEHIAAATVLLTMSGRVVQHNSRAEQYLHSLGGSTRQAVLRLPDRHANSQMHTLIEAISQDKSRKQSGIVPFIEKGVQKTALCFPWKSNNEQYDWLGCTACSIVFILSPTEDAPRVEVLKQIFCLSNAEVKVLQRLMGRMQVKETAGCLFVTEATVRFHIRNLLRKTKSRNQTEMISRVLNTVSVRVE; translated from the coding sequence ATGCGAACCCTCACGCCACACCTGCAACGAGCCTTCATGATTAATGTGCAGCTACTGGAGGCTCAGCTTACATCGAAGGTCGCGCTCGACTCACTTGAGCATATTGCCGCCGCAACAGTGCTGCTAACGATGAGCGGTCGGGTGGTGCAACATAATTCCCGGGCGGAGCAATACCTCCACTCTCTAGGAGGTTCGACTCGCCAAGCGGTACTGCGTCTGCCAGACCGACATGCCAACAGCCAAATGCATACGCTCATTGAAGCTATCAGCCAGGACAAATCACGAAAGCAAAGTGGGATCGTGCCCTTCATCGAGAAAGGCGTGCAGAAGACAGCCCTGTGCTTTCCATGGAAAAGTAATAATGAGCAGTACGATTGGCTAGGTTGTACCGCCTGCTCCATCGTCTTCATCCTCTCTCCGACCGAAGATGCGCCTCGGGTAGAAGTGCTGAAACAGATTTTTTGTCTAAGCAACGCAGAGGTGAAAGTGCTTCAGAGATTGATGGGTAGGATGCAAGTGAAAGAGACCGCTGGCTGCTTATTCGTCACCGAAGCCACGGTCCGATTTCATATCCGGAACCTCCTCCGAAAGACTAAAAGCAGGAACCAGACCGAGATGATCTCCAGGGTGTTAAATACTGTTAGTGTGAGGGTTGAATAA
- the tnpA gene encoding IS200/IS605 family transposase produces the protein MRDYESLAHTRWDCKHHVVFIPKKRRKVIYGKLRRYMGEIFHEHAGRKGVKIVEGHLMPDHIHMCITILPKYSVSNVVGYLKGKSAIAIARQFKGRQRNFNGENFSARGYFVSTVGLDEEMVREYIRNQEKADEHREQLKLGMM, from the coding sequence ATGCGAGACTATGAAAGTTTGGCGCATACGCGCTGGGATTGTAAGCACCACGTGGTGTTCATCCCGAAGAAGAGGCGAAAGGTGATCTATGGGAAGTTGCGCCGATACATGGGAGAGATTTTCCATGAGCATGCAGGACGCAAGGGCGTGAAGATCGTTGAGGGGCACCTGATGCCGGATCACATCCACATGTGTATCACCATTCTGCCCAAGTATTCGGTATCCAACGTGGTTGGCTACCTCAAAGGCAAAAGTGCGATCGCTATTGCCAGGCAGTTCAAAGGCCGTCAGCGAAACTTCAATGGCGAAAACTTTTCGGCGAGGGGCTACTTCGTCTCGACGGTGGGCCTGGATGAAGAAATGGTTCGCGAGTACATCCGTAATCAGGAGAAAGCGGATGAACATCGAGAACAACTGAAGCTGGGGATGATGTAG
- the umuC gene encoding translesion error-prone DNA polymerase V subunit UmuC — protein sequence MFALVDCNNFYASCERLFRPDLKGRPIVVLSNNDGCVVARSAEAKALGIKMGVPFFQLQELVQQHGIKAFSSNYALYGDMSARIMSLLEEMAPEIEVYSIDEAFLDLTGVSACTSLEVFGQQVRNDVRQCTGIQVCVGIAPTKTLAKLANHAAKRYPKTGGVVDLMDPARQRKLLAIIPVDEVWGVGRRLSERLNDMNIQTALDLAKACPKVLRRQFSVVLERTVRELNGISCLELDAASSPKKQIICSRSFGQRVTEYADMHAAVCGHVERACEKLRSQGSTARMLNVFIRTSPFNQHEPYYSNNANVGLPEPSSDTRDFIMAAVRALMSVWKPGFRYMKAGVMLSDFYEPGIFQPSLLEAVSPRVTSDALMATLDRINQSSPGRIRFAGKGKASNWTMKRQNLSPCYTTRWSELPVASLT from the coding sequence GTGTTCGCTCTCGTAGACTGCAACAACTTCTACGCCTCATGTGAACGACTGTTTCGCCCTGACCTCAAGGGTCGCCCTATCGTGGTGCTCTCAAACAATGATGGCTGTGTCGTCGCGCGCTCTGCCGAGGCCAAAGCACTGGGTATCAAAATGGGCGTGCCGTTTTTCCAGCTACAAGAGCTTGTACAGCAGCATGGGATCAAGGCGTTCTCGTCCAACTATGCACTTTACGGCGATATGTCGGCGCGAATTATGAGTCTGCTTGAAGAGATGGCGCCCGAGATTGAGGTCTACTCAATTGATGAGGCGTTTCTGGATCTCACAGGCGTATCCGCCTGCACCTCACTTGAGGTATTCGGTCAGCAAGTCCGAAACGATGTGCGGCAATGCACAGGCATCCAAGTCTGTGTCGGCATAGCGCCCACCAAGACCCTCGCCAAACTCGCGAATCACGCAGCCAAACGCTACCCCAAGACTGGGGGTGTCGTTGACTTGATGGACCCAGCGCGCCAGCGCAAACTGTTGGCCATCATACCCGTCGACGAAGTCTGGGGCGTCGGTCGACGCTTGTCTGAACGGCTGAATGACATGAACATCCAGACAGCGCTGGACTTGGCCAAAGCTTGCCCAAAGGTACTTCGAAGACAGTTCAGTGTTGTGCTGGAGCGCACAGTAAGAGAACTCAACGGTATTTCGTGCCTTGAGCTCGACGCCGCATCATCGCCCAAGAAGCAAATTATCTGTAGCCGCTCATTTGGCCAGCGTGTCACCGAGTATGCTGACATGCATGCTGCTGTCTGCGGACACGTAGAGCGGGCATGCGAAAAACTGCGATCTCAAGGTTCTACTGCGAGAATGCTCAACGTCTTCATAAGAACGAGTCCGTTCAATCAACACGAGCCCTATTACTCAAACAACGCTAACGTCGGCTTGCCAGAGCCCTCGAGCGACACACGTGACTTCATCATGGCAGCTGTCCGCGCTCTCATGTCGGTCTGGAAGCCTGGCTTTAGATATATGAAGGCAGGTGTGATGTTGAGCGACTTCTATGAGCCAGGCATTTTCCAGCCATCGTTGCTGGAGGCTGTCTCCCCTCGGGTTACTTCCGACGCATTGATGGCGACGCTGGATCGGATTAATCAGAGCAGCCCTGGACGCATAAGATTTGCAGGCAAAGGAAAAGCAAGTAATTGGACGATGAAGCGACAGAATCTGTCACCCTGCTATACCACGCGCTGGAGCGAGCTTCCTGTTGCTTCTTTAACATAG
- the umuD gene encoding translesion error-prone DNA polymerase V autoproteolytic subunit — protein MTAVVLGRFRESRALRIPFFSERVAAGFPSPAQDYIERTLDLNELCIKRPAATFFVRAQGESMIEAGIFNGDVLVVDRSLNAVHGDIVIACIDGGFTVKRLVTRPSLQLEAANPRYKPIQLSEESEVEIFGVVTNVIHSLK, from the coding sequence ATGACAGCAGTAGTTTTAGGGCGATTCCGTGAGTCGAGGGCGCTGAGAATTCCGTTTTTCAGTGAGCGGGTGGCGGCAGGCTTCCCCTCGCCTGCGCAAGACTACATCGAGCGGACACTGGATCTGAACGAACTCTGCATCAAGCGCCCAGCCGCCACGTTCTTCGTGCGGGCCCAGGGTGAGTCTATGATCGAGGCAGGTATCTTCAACGGAGACGTGCTTGTAGTGGATCGATCACTCAATGCTGTACATGGCGACATCGTCATAGCGTGCATCGATGGTGGCTTTACGGTCAAACGCCTGGTAACCCGCCCTTCGTTGCAATTGGAGGCGGCTAACCCCCGCTACAAACCAATCCAGCTGTCTGAGGAGTCCGAGGTCGAGATCTTCGGTGTAGTTACCAATGTCATTCACTCACTCAAGTGA
- a CDS encoding TniB family NTP-binding protein yields MSDFLINPNPRRKSAAIEFLEIRILHTNFIKAVKAINNIHATRGFQPRGMMLVGETGVGKTSAILFYISEYCRLNEIGNAPGEHRLPILLLRVTAESTKKDFLRKMCERLGHYSKGRITESEYETKAETLLNSRNVELVIIDEFHHLADRYAKKNAPALGNLIKNLMEETGIPFILAGTMQALSVLNGHPELQRRFAASTVISNLSLATGEDMRYCRRVLVECEKAISIPTITLSSPEMANRFMLASKGRIANIMSVIEAAIGVADEVKGLTLADLACGFEQRRPNLREPACNPFSASLDQVRRELGKRS; encoded by the coding sequence TATTAAGGCAGTAAAAGCGATCAACAACATCCATGCAACACGTGGTTTTCAGCCACGGGGCATGATGTTGGTCGGTGAAACCGGTGTTGGCAAGACTTCAGCCATTCTGTTTTACATCAGCGAATACTGCCGCCTGAACGAAATCGGCAATGCTCCAGGGGAGCACCGCCTGCCAATCCTGCTGTTGCGTGTTACAGCAGAGTCTACAAAAAAAGATTTCTTACGAAAAATGTGTGAGCGGCTGGGGCATTATTCAAAGGGTCGAATCACAGAATCCGAGTACGAAACAAAGGCTGAAACCCTTTTGAATAGTCGTAATGTTGAGCTGGTTATTATCGATGAATTCCATCACCTAGCCGACCGTTATGCCAAAAAAAATGCACCAGCATTGGGTAACCTCATCAAAAATCTTATGGAAGAAACGGGCATTCCTTTTATCCTTGCAGGAACAATGCAGGCATTGTCGGTGTTAAACGGCCATCCGGAGCTTCAGCGTCGTTTTGCAGCCTCCACTGTAATTAGCAACCTTAGCCTGGCTACCGGCGAGGACATGCGGTATTGCCGCAGAGTTCTAGTGGAATGCGAAAAAGCCATATCCATCCCGACGATCACGTTATCGTCGCCTGAAATGGCTAATCGCTTCATGCTGGCGTCCAAAGGGCGTATAGCAAATATAATGTCCGTTATCGAGGCCGCTATCGGCGTGGCGGATGAAGTGAAAGGTTTAACACTTGCGGATCTTGCATGTGGTTTTGAGCAGCGTCGACCTAACCTTCGCGAACCCGCCTGCAACCCTTTCAGTGCCTCTCTTGACCAGGTGCGTCGCGAACTCGGGAAACGGTCATGA